From one Octopus bimaculoides isolate UCB-OBI-ISO-001 unplaced genomic scaffold, ASM119413v2 Scaffold_39939, whole genome shotgun sequence genomic stretch:
- the LOC106874230 gene encoding vitamin K-dependent protein S, which yields MNSTGCFDTDECLKSSEICGNATCVNIDSSYKCVCDEGYFYNINTNSCTECPKNKYGKNCNETCDFRCASCDKITGCVCERGKKGNNCSEDINECNSTHECDRLTTTCENVVGSYYCKCKAGYKKILDIKCEGT from the exons ATGAATTCTACAGGATGCTTCG ATACTGACGAATGTTTAAAATCCTCGGAAATATGTGGAAATGCTACCTGTGTTAACATCGACTCTagctacaaatgtgtgtgtgatgagggatacttttataatataaatacaaatagctGTACCG AATGTCCGAAGaacaaatatggaaaaaattGCAACGAAACATGCGACTTTAGATGTGCTTCTTGTGATAAAATAACAGGCTGTGTTTGTGAACGCGGTAAAAAAGGAAACAACTGTTCAGAAGATATCAATGAATGTAATTCAACCCACGAATGTGATCGTCTAACAACTACTTGCGAAAATGTAGTTGGATCATATTATTGCAAATGTAAG GCTGGTTATAAAAAGATTCTTGATATCAAATGTGAAGGTACGTAG